Genomic segment of Drosophila ananassae strain 14024-0371.13 chromosome 2L, ASM1763931v2, whole genome shotgun sequence:
GATCGCGATAAGCAACAAGGTcgtcgcagcagcagcatggATTGTTCCTGGACCTGGACCCTCCAAAGATCCGTCGGGTTCAGTTTCGATCGGAATGTCTAATCGGAAAGTGCTGCCTTGGATGCTGCCGCGGCAGATGTTGCAGCTTTTGCTGTTGCCGCTAATCTGTTCCCAGCTGCCGGGTGTTATCGCCGATCCAAGTCCCTGCCCGCCGGGTGAGTTTCATTAACTTTCTTTTTTCGAATCATTTTAAATTGGGATCATCCCCGCAGGTCAATACTATGTGAATGGCGAATGCGCTGCTACGAATTCTGCGAATAATACGGTAGCCTGCCCGAATGCTCCTCTGCCGCCAACAATTGTTTCCCCGGTAACTCCCCCACCATGCCCCAATGCACCTCTGCCGCCCACGATGGTTGCGCCGGCAACCCCGCCGCCTTGCCCGAACGCTCCAATGGCGCCCAGTGTCGTGCCACCAGCTGCACCACCGCTTCAACCCGCTCCACTTTTACCACCCTACTATCCCACGTGTATCACCAACTGTCAGACTGCTTGTACGGGTGCTTATCCCGGTCTTTGTCCTAGTCCTTGCTTCTCCAACTCCAGTCCCACCAACTGCCCTCCTTCCTATCCATCCTCCTGTCCCAATAATTGTCCCACAAACTGTCCTTCCAATCCATCAGCCTGTCCCAATAATTGTCCCTCCAACTGTCCTAATACATGtggaaacaacaacaacaattgcaatggaaataacaactgcaacaacaactgccAAAATCGTACCCCACCCACTGTTGTTGACCCAACACCCCCTACTAATCCAACCTATCCTACCCCTTGTCCCGTTTATCCCACTCCTCCTACCCCTAATCCGATCTATCCCACTCCACCCACTAATCCGATCTGTCCCACCCCACCCACTAATCCGATCTACCCCACTCCACCCACTAATCCGATCTGTCCCACCCCACCCACATATCCCACCTACCCCATTCCACCCACATACCCCACTTACCCCACTCCAACCACTCCACCCACATATCCCACCTACCCCACT
This window contains:
- the LOC116655288 gene encoding vegetative cell wall protein gp1-like; this translates as MSNRKVLPWMLPRQMLQLLLLPLICSQLPGVIADPSPCPPGQYYVNGECAATNSANNTVACPNAPLPPTIVSPVTPPPCPNAPLPPTMVAPATPPPCPNAPMAPSVVPPAAPPLQPAPLLPPYYPTCITNCQTACTGAYPGLCPSPCFSNSSPTNCPPSYPSSCPNNCPTNCPSNPSACPNNCPSNCPNTCGNNNNNCNGNNNCNNNCQNRTPPTVVDPTPPTNPTYPTPCPVYPTPPTPNPIYPTPPTNPICPTPPTNPIYPTPPTNPICPTPPTYPTYPIPPTYPTYPTPTTPPTYPTYPTPTTSPTRNPNPTPPNYPPPADTTSLRPSTYPPPPPTPTTTEPPTYAPPAITRCPDGTILIKGRCRLIYCGGYGVYKDGQCVRPRCPAGYVWTENRCSKPQPNELGTIHLTSTIYQQGDDHPKLVTNNVNNLKVNASIAIQGQASEEELEVLVEVPPPPQPPTGPCCNVVTPRICSTPADQSAARYKCYSRSHQQCGSFCSASRVVLVPATVTTWQMPNAQLITMPPTWGAQGCQFSGGSCQPPQNHYDCSGCAAGDFATCSSYCYSYKCPSHNCVYYDQAQFCAQYPDQIGCRVEDGWGL